From a single Ornithodoros turicata isolate Travis chromosome 8, ASM3712646v1, whole genome shotgun sequence genomic region:
- the LOC135366766 gene encoding mediator of RNA polymerase II transcription subunit 1-like isoform X1 — MAAIDKAVDANPTPQVGIKDLIEAPPQVSKENAKESPLGNLLEKLRAKTNQYKPWGDMAKALRMALTEKHHLIDNTERSQLQRCLDTIQKSMKVSSMQGMVERLDTITRQQGLIFSAGPGTQECFISSDMFYVEVLLEPSGEVRDVKISHHGDPVSCPELTEVLRHGDFAEFTSHLEGLASIYQLNADKKQKTKAYLALQALETDLSILSQLQSFMNEPSNLVHKSPVGILQPRKGGHPMKLTFFISPYDLLDLESRSSIPLTVDAILEKQLGHSVFVCIESSSAHKLQTVSLITVTVQDGKSLPSFAALSNLNSTTLPASFVLKLPKPIPMALVLVRKIQTVTNIECADTTSCQPLLSLIITQASDGKLSGSSDRGLNVTLPDQHHCYYLTGSSELQGVMVSGVPFTHPTHVPQILVFLRQQLLFNSLIASCVRPSSRQNLNSSHKFEVNTTSISNISISFEHPLDESLATVDLNLDEITNVKCRIYTLNSDINICTDEYASKVVQRCLSIPVTMRAVIRKAQGQQMRLSSQTDSYYSALNSSGPSYLPHLPGYGGGGTAFGGGGSGGDFGTNGPSKVGGTKTAADGNVEPESPLGDLEAYDVGDQQRGGTLGNILGQTGGNFPQGKGGAPNMMLMSMLSDVPAANSPTQAVAFPFLGQPKPRKQRKRKGTLDGRSPKRKPSEDEALSLTPCDLDDTGGLSLQFEGTASPFPKMENVLHGEPFLESEAGQGKMPSSLLNPAESGSADGFSGSQGSDSFLASHGDGYFPTGEGASGMASGREGETADGGDQLSSRLQCRKLKRLKSDDGTRLDMREELKLEREGSRSLDSGPKNLHSGGDLERVSAQGTKPRTGSPPVTSFKIEKSGDGLKISKSDGKPSKAKDLDARKRADARKERKRKRMEEAELTPEGQVAVLHGLPPDAAQISLDMDAGGSFNLSAKASQGPIRSIPGNKKSSGSASPSVSSGQRQEKLTKPSPPGVQASSTSQKLSDHERKSPVPSSGKSQKHKSGTVPQKSSSSGTNCTGNLGYVSPVHGGASTGPSPSKLSVTKSGSSSASATLKLKNINLPSSTTITPVAAKSSPALPSPTSSAPPSITIMPATSVTSVPSGNNMSRPPKSRKGSLSAVIAKLTNTAAAPVAIEALPKVDPAFRVTEKKDGAVTVPKDLKEKEAAQKNPEGKMKYTISDQFTVKQGSGIKLTVTKTSGVYKSSSKTKTQVSSSKAGLSSPKVKSSSSPSGATRLMGNPGTLPSKKSPSLSSSSVMPATTKTSGQGKSSHSPQRTFSPSTVQQVQSSSASLSTRVTSSSSSSSGGGSPSLTAMSASKVQTTVPKQSSSSGPSKTSPSVRSAEKKPEPARALTPTEKVSSTLEASLMPPPPQVGTTPKEELEECFRSSVTKPDAPPLDQWPLTKPAELLVPGDLPEYDEKIPRVSSSTDARPSSATKNGPENAVSSDLARFDLISTTLEESVAAFKAQRPPKPKDSEESSPEDELVIDFPELVDRKGASSRGQSPKVDGGAQEPPLPTKAVVSPGAILGAKSPYFALASPLKSPQVGSPPSNHSVSSSISRPSPCVIDDDLMDEAIVGISK; from the exons ATGGCGGCCATCGACAAGGCCGTGGATGCAAATCCAACTCCTCAAGTTGGGATTAAAGATTTAATTGAAG CTCCTCCGCAAGTCAGCAAAGAGAATGCGAAAGAGAGTCCCCTGGGAAACCTTCTGGAGAAGCTGCGTGCAAAAACAAACCAGTACAAGCCATGGGGGGACATGGCAAAGGCGCTTCGAATGGCCCTCACA GAAAAACATCACCTCATAGATAACACTGAGCGGAGCCAACTACAAAGATGTTTGGACACGATACAGAAGTCAATGAAAG TCTCTTCCATGCAGGGTATGGTCGAACGACTAGATACCATCACACGTCAGCAGGG GCTGATCTTCAGTGCTGGACCAGGGACCCAAGAGTGCTTCATCAGTTCTGACATGTTCTATGTTGAAGTGCTCCTGGAGCCTTCAGGGGAAGTTAGAGACGTCAAAATATCTCATCATGGTGATCCAGTG AGCTGCCCTGAATTGACTGAAGTACTCAG GCATGGTGATTTTGCCGAATTTACTAGTCATctcgaaggccttgcatctatTTATCAACTGAATGCAGATAA GAAGCAGAAGACAAAGGCATACCTTGCACTCCAAGCCTTGGAAACTGACCTGAGCATACTGTCGCAGTTACAGAG TTTCATGAACGAGCCCAGTAATCTTGTACATAAGTCTCCAGTGGGGATCCTACAACCCAGGAAAGGGG GCCATCCCATGAAGCTAACTTTCTTCATCTCACCGTATGACCTACTCGACCTTGAAAGCCGATCATCAATACCACTTACGGTGGATG CAATATTGGAAAAGCAATTGGGTCACTCGGTATTTGTATGCATCGAGAGCTCTTCCGCACATAAACTGCAGACTGTGTCGCTCATTACTGTCACAGTGCAAGATGGGAAGAG CCTGCCATCATTTGCTGCTCTGAGTAACCTCAACAGTACTACTCTTCCGGCTAGTTTTGTATTGAAACTGCCAAAGCCGATTCCCATGGCTCTTGTGCTCGTTCGGAAAATACAAACCGTTACCA ATATTGAATGTGCCGACACCACTTCTTGTCAGCCGCTTCTGTCCTTAATTATAACGCAAGCATCAGACGGAAAATTGAGCGGGTCGTCAGACAGGGGACTTAACGTG ACGTTGCCAGATCAACACCATTGCTACTATCTCACCGGAAGTTCCGAACTACAAGGAGTAATGGTGTCAGGGGTGCCATTCACCCATCCAACTCATGTGCCTCAAATCCTAGTGTTCCTGCGGCAGCAGCTTCTCTTCAATTCCCTCATTGCAAGCTGTGTTCGTCCCTCCAGCAGGCAAA ATCTGAACTCTTCGCACAAGTTTGAAGTAAACACCACCTCCATATCCAACATCAGTATTTCATTTGAGCATCCCCTCGATGAATCTTTAGCAACAG TTGACCTCAACCTGGATGAAATAACGAATGTCAAGTGCCGCATTTACACGTTGAATAGTGACATCAACATTTGCACGGACGAGTATGCAAGCAAAGTCGTACAGCG ATGCCTGTCAATCCCAGTAACGATGCGTGCCGTCATCCGCAAGGCTCAAGGACAACAGATGCGCCTCTCAAGCCAGACAGACTCGTACTACAGTGCCCTGAACAGCAGTGGTCCTTCCTACCTTCCGCACCTACCCGGTTACGGGGGAGGAGGGACAGCCTTTGGTGGGGGAGGGAGTGGGGGCGATTTTGGGACTAACGGACCGTCCAAAGTAGGGGGAACCAAGACGGCGGCGGACGGAAACGTGGAGCCCGAATCGCCGCTAGGGGACCTCGAAGCGTACGACGTGGGAGACCAGCAGAGGGGCGGCACCCTGGGCAACATTCTCGGGCAGACCGGGGGCAACTTTCCCCAGGGGAAAGGGGGCGCTCCCAACATGATGCTGATGAGCATGCTAAGCGACGTTCCGGCCGCAAACTCCCCGACGCAAGCAGTGGCGTTTCCTTTTTTAGGCCAACCTAAGCCTCGGAAAcagaggaaaaggaaagggacgTTGGACGGCAGGAGCCCCAAGCGCAAGCCGAGCGAGGACGAGGCTCTCTCTCTCACACCTTGTGACCTGGATGACACAGGCGGGTTGTCCTTACAGTTCGAAGGCACCGCATCGCCATTCCCCAAGATGGAAAACGTTCTTCACGGGGAGCCTTTTTTAGAGTCAGAGGCGGGGCAGGGGAAGATGCCGTCATCTCTCCTGAACCCCGCTGAATCGGGCAGCGCTGACGGCTTCTCCGGGTCCCAGGGTAGCGACTCTTTCCTCGCCTCCCACGGGGACGGCTACTTCCCCACGGGCGAGGGTGCGTCGGGAATGGCGTCCGGCAGAGAAGGAGAGACAGCAGACGGCGGCGATCAGCTGAGCTCACGCCTGCAGTGCAGGAAGTTGAAACGGCTGAAAAGCGACGACGGGACGCGACTCGACATGCGGGAAGAGTTGAAGCTGGAAAGGGAGGGCTCACGATCTCTAGACAGCGGGCCAAAAAACTTGCATTCCGGTGGGGACCTCGAGAGGGTGTCCGCGCAGGGCACCAAGCCCCGCACGGGGTCGCCACCGGTCACGAGCTTCAAGATAGAAAAGTCGGGGGATGGACTCAAGATTTCTAAGTCAGACGGCAAGCCTTCCAAGGCGAAGGACCTGGATGCGAGAAAGAGAGCCGACGCGAGGAAGGAACGCAAGCGAAAGAGAATGGAAGAAGCAGAGCTGACACCAGAGGGACAGGTGGCAGTGCTGCATGGCTTGCCTCCAGACGCGGCCCAGATCAGCCTCGACATGGATGCAGGAGGTTCGTTCAACCTCAGTGCGAAGGCATCTCAAGGACCCATAAGGTCCATCCCGGGCAACAAAAAGTCAAGTGGTAGTGCAAGCCCATCCGTCTCAAGCGGGCAGAGGCAGGAGAAGCTGACAAAACCGTCTCCGCCTGGGGTCCAGGCTAGTTCGACGTCGCAAAAGCTGTCGGACCACGAGAGAAAGTCGCCAGTGCCCTCATCTGGAAAGAGCCAGAAGCACAAGTCGGGAACAGTGCCACAGAAAAGTAGTTCAagtggaaccaactgtacgggAAACCTAGGTTACGTCTCTCCTGTTCACGGTGGTGCTTCTACAGGGCCTTCCCCGTCGAAGCTTTCCGTCACCAAGTCAGGTTCTTCGTCAGCATCTGCTACTCTTAAATTAAAAAATATAAATCTACCTTCCTCGACCACCATAACCCCCGTCGCAGCAAAATCGTCACCCGCCCTTCCGTCTCCAACTTCATCGGCGCCCCCCAGCATCACCATAATGCCAGCGACGTCAGTTACTTCAGTTCCTTCTGGCAACAACATGAGCAGGCCTCCAAAATCAAGGAAAGGATCTCTCAGTGCTGTGATTGCAAAGCTCACCAACACAGCAGCAGCTCCGGTTGCAATAGAAGCACTGCCAAAAGTGGATCCCGCCTTCAGGGTAACCGAAAAGAAGGATGGGGCAGTTACAGTACCAAAAGATCTCAAGGAGAAGGAGGCAGCTCAGAAGAACCCAGAAGGAAAGATGAAGTACACCATCTCTGATCAGTTCACAGTGAAGCAGGGATCCGGTATCAAACTGACCGTtacgaagacatctggagtctaCAAGTCCTCGAGTAAAACAAAGACGCAAGTTTCGTCTTCCAAGGCAGGACTGTCTTCACCAAAAGTCAAAAGTTCAAGCAGTCCCAGCGGAGCCACAAGACTTATGGGAAATCCGGGCACTCTACCGAGCAAGAAGTCACCGTCCTTATCGTCGTCGTCAGTCATGCCAGCGACCACTAAGACGAGCGGGCAAGGAAAATCGAGCCACTCGCCGCAGAGGACTTTTTCACCGAGTACAGTACAACAGGTCCAGTCATCGTCTGCGTCTCTGTCCACCAGGGtaacgagcagcagcagcagtagcAGTGGAGGAGGCAGCCCGTCACTAACAGCAATGTCAGCCTCAAAG GTGCAGACGACTGTACCTAAACAGAGCAGTTCATCAGGCCCCAGCAAAACGAGCCCTTCAGTTCGAAGTGCCGAGAAGAAACCCGAGCCTGCCCGAGCGCTAACACCTACAGAGAAGGTCTCTTCCACGCTGGAAGCCAGCCTCATGCCCCCACCACCACAAGTTGGCACCACGCCAAAGGAAGAGCTCGAAGAATGCTTTCGTTCCTCCGTAACGAAACCCGATGCGCCGCCTCTTGACCAGTGGCCGCTAACAAAGCCGGCAGAGCTGCTCGTGCCCGGAGATCTTCCAGAGTACGACGAGAAAATCCCTCGAGTGAGCAGCAGCACCGATGCGAGGCCCAGCAGCGCCACCAAGAACGGCCCCGAAAACGCAGTTTCCTCGGACTTGGCACGGTTCGACCTCATCTCTACGACGCTGGAGGAATCTGTCGCGGCCTTTAAGGCGCAGCGGCCTCCCAAGCCAAAGGACAGCGAGGAGAGCAGTCCGGAAGATGAACTCGTGATAGACTTTCCCGAGTTGGTGGACAGGAAAGGGGCCTCGTCGCGGGGGCAGAGTCCCAAGGTAGACGGAGGAGCCCAGGAGCCGCCGTTGCCGACAAAAGCCGTTGTGTCCCCCGGAGCCATTCTGGGTGCTAAGTCACCCTATTTTGCGCTGGCATCACCCCTGAAGTCCCCCCAGGTGGGAAGCCCACCGTCAAACCATTCTGTTTCGAGCTCTATCTCGCGGCCTTCGCCGTGTGTCATTGACGATGACTTGATGGACGAAGCCATTGTGGGGATCAGTAAATAG
- the LOC135366766 gene encoding mediator of RNA polymerase II transcription subunit 1-like isoform X2 produces the protein MAAIDKAVDANPTPQVGIKDLIEAPPQVSKENAKESPLGNLLEKLRAKTNQYKPWGDMAKALRMALTEKHHLIDNTERSQLQRCLDTIQKSMKVSSMQGMVERLDTITRQQGLIFSAGPGTQECFISSDMFYVEVLLEPSGEVRDVKISHHGDPVSCPELTEVLRHGDFAEFTSHLEGLASIYQLNADKKQKTKAYLALQALETDLSILSQLQSFMNEPSNLVHKSPVGILQPRKGGHPMKLTFFISPYDLLDLESRSSIPLTVDAILEKQLGHSVFVCIESSSAHKLQTVSLITVTVQDGKSLPSFAALSNLNSTTLPASFVLKLPKPIPMALVLVRKIQTVTNIECADTTSCQPLLSLIITQASDGKLSGSSDRGLNVTLPDQHHCYYLTGSSELQGVMVSGVPFTHPTHVPQILVFLRQQLLFNSLIASCVRPSSRQNLNSSHKFEVNTTSISNISISFEHPLDESLATVDLNLDEITNVKCRIYTLNSDINICTDEYASKVVQRCLSIPVTMRAVIRKAQGQQMRLSSQTDSYYSALNSSGPSYLPHLPGYGGGGTAFGGGGSGGDFGTNGPSKVGGTKTAADGNVEPESPLGDLEAYDVGDQQRGGTLGNILGQTGGNFPQGKGGAPNMMLMSMLSDVPAANSPTQAVAFPFLGQPKPRKQRKRKGTLDGRSPKRKPSEDEALSLTPCDLDDTGGLSLQFEGTASPFPKMENVLHGEPFLESEAGQGKMPSSLLNPAESGSADGFSGSQGSDSFLASHGDGYFPTGEGASGMASGREGETADGGDQLSSRLQCRKLKRLKSDDGTRLDMREELKLEREGSRSLDSGPKNLHSGGDLERVSAQGTKPRTGSPPVTSFKIEKSGDGLKISKSDGKPSKAKDLDARKRADARKERKRKRMEEAELTPEGQVAVLHGLPPDAAQISLDMDAGGSFNLSAKASQGPIRSIPGNKKSSGSASPSVSSGQRQEKLTKPSPPGVQASSTSQKLSDHERKSPVPSSGKSQKHKSGTVPQKSSSSGTNCTGNLGYVSPVHGGASTGPSPSKLSVTKSGSSSASATLKLKNINLPSSTTITPVAAKSSPALPSPTSSAPPSITIMPATSVTSVPSGNNMSRPPKSRKGSLSAVIAKLTNTAAAPVAIEALPKVDPAFRVTEKKDGAVTVPKDLKEKEAAQKNPEGKMKYTISDQFTVKQGSGIKLTVTKTSGVYKSSSKTKTQVSSSKAGLSSPKVKSSSSPSGATRLMGNPGTLPSKKSPSLSSSSVMPATTKTSGQGKSSHSPQRTFSPSTVQQVQSSSASLSTRVTSSSSSSSGGGSPSLTAMSASKVQTTVPKQSSSSGPSKTSPSVRSAEKKPEPARALTPTEKVSSTLEASLMPPPPQVGTTPKEELEECFRSSVTKPDAPPLDQWPLTKPAELLVPGDLPEYDEKIPRVSSSTDARPSSATKNGPENAVSSDLARFDLISTTLEESVAAFKAQRPPKPKDSEESSPEDELVIDFPELVDRKGASSRGQSPKVDGGAQEPPLPTKAVVSPGAILGAKSPYFALASPLKSPQIMEGCAS, from the exons ATGGCGGCCATCGACAAGGCCGTGGATGCAAATCCAACTCCTCAAGTTGGGATTAAAGATTTAATTGAAG CTCCTCCGCAAGTCAGCAAAGAGAATGCGAAAGAGAGTCCCCTGGGAAACCTTCTGGAGAAGCTGCGTGCAAAAACAAACCAGTACAAGCCATGGGGGGACATGGCAAAGGCGCTTCGAATGGCCCTCACA GAAAAACATCACCTCATAGATAACACTGAGCGGAGCCAACTACAAAGATGTTTGGACACGATACAGAAGTCAATGAAAG TCTCTTCCATGCAGGGTATGGTCGAACGACTAGATACCATCACACGTCAGCAGGG GCTGATCTTCAGTGCTGGACCAGGGACCCAAGAGTGCTTCATCAGTTCTGACATGTTCTATGTTGAAGTGCTCCTGGAGCCTTCAGGGGAAGTTAGAGACGTCAAAATATCTCATCATGGTGATCCAGTG AGCTGCCCTGAATTGACTGAAGTACTCAG GCATGGTGATTTTGCCGAATTTACTAGTCATctcgaaggccttgcatctatTTATCAACTGAATGCAGATAA GAAGCAGAAGACAAAGGCATACCTTGCACTCCAAGCCTTGGAAACTGACCTGAGCATACTGTCGCAGTTACAGAG TTTCATGAACGAGCCCAGTAATCTTGTACATAAGTCTCCAGTGGGGATCCTACAACCCAGGAAAGGGG GCCATCCCATGAAGCTAACTTTCTTCATCTCACCGTATGACCTACTCGACCTTGAAAGCCGATCATCAATACCACTTACGGTGGATG CAATATTGGAAAAGCAATTGGGTCACTCGGTATTTGTATGCATCGAGAGCTCTTCCGCACATAAACTGCAGACTGTGTCGCTCATTACTGTCACAGTGCAAGATGGGAAGAG CCTGCCATCATTTGCTGCTCTGAGTAACCTCAACAGTACTACTCTTCCGGCTAGTTTTGTATTGAAACTGCCAAAGCCGATTCCCATGGCTCTTGTGCTCGTTCGGAAAATACAAACCGTTACCA ATATTGAATGTGCCGACACCACTTCTTGTCAGCCGCTTCTGTCCTTAATTATAACGCAAGCATCAGACGGAAAATTGAGCGGGTCGTCAGACAGGGGACTTAACGTG ACGTTGCCAGATCAACACCATTGCTACTATCTCACCGGAAGTTCCGAACTACAAGGAGTAATGGTGTCAGGGGTGCCATTCACCCATCCAACTCATGTGCCTCAAATCCTAGTGTTCCTGCGGCAGCAGCTTCTCTTCAATTCCCTCATTGCAAGCTGTGTTCGTCCCTCCAGCAGGCAAA ATCTGAACTCTTCGCACAAGTTTGAAGTAAACACCACCTCCATATCCAACATCAGTATTTCATTTGAGCATCCCCTCGATGAATCTTTAGCAACAG TTGACCTCAACCTGGATGAAATAACGAATGTCAAGTGCCGCATTTACACGTTGAATAGTGACATCAACATTTGCACGGACGAGTATGCAAGCAAAGTCGTACAGCG ATGCCTGTCAATCCCAGTAACGATGCGTGCCGTCATCCGCAAGGCTCAAGGACAACAGATGCGCCTCTCAAGCCAGACAGACTCGTACTACAGTGCCCTGAACAGCAGTGGTCCTTCCTACCTTCCGCACCTACCCGGTTACGGGGGAGGAGGGACAGCCTTTGGTGGGGGAGGGAGTGGGGGCGATTTTGGGACTAACGGACCGTCCAAAGTAGGGGGAACCAAGACGGCGGCGGACGGAAACGTGGAGCCCGAATCGCCGCTAGGGGACCTCGAAGCGTACGACGTGGGAGACCAGCAGAGGGGCGGCACCCTGGGCAACATTCTCGGGCAGACCGGGGGCAACTTTCCCCAGGGGAAAGGGGGCGCTCCCAACATGATGCTGATGAGCATGCTAAGCGACGTTCCGGCCGCAAACTCCCCGACGCAAGCAGTGGCGTTTCCTTTTTTAGGCCAACCTAAGCCTCGGAAAcagaggaaaaggaaagggacgTTGGACGGCAGGAGCCCCAAGCGCAAGCCGAGCGAGGACGAGGCTCTCTCTCTCACACCTTGTGACCTGGATGACACAGGCGGGTTGTCCTTACAGTTCGAAGGCACCGCATCGCCATTCCCCAAGATGGAAAACGTTCTTCACGGGGAGCCTTTTTTAGAGTCAGAGGCGGGGCAGGGGAAGATGCCGTCATCTCTCCTGAACCCCGCTGAATCGGGCAGCGCTGACGGCTTCTCCGGGTCCCAGGGTAGCGACTCTTTCCTCGCCTCCCACGGGGACGGCTACTTCCCCACGGGCGAGGGTGCGTCGGGAATGGCGTCCGGCAGAGAAGGAGAGACAGCAGACGGCGGCGATCAGCTGAGCTCACGCCTGCAGTGCAGGAAGTTGAAACGGCTGAAAAGCGACGACGGGACGCGACTCGACATGCGGGAAGAGTTGAAGCTGGAAAGGGAGGGCTCACGATCTCTAGACAGCGGGCCAAAAAACTTGCATTCCGGTGGGGACCTCGAGAGGGTGTCCGCGCAGGGCACCAAGCCCCGCACGGGGTCGCCACCGGTCACGAGCTTCAAGATAGAAAAGTCGGGGGATGGACTCAAGATTTCTAAGTCAGACGGCAAGCCTTCCAAGGCGAAGGACCTGGATGCGAGAAAGAGAGCCGACGCGAGGAAGGAACGCAAGCGAAAGAGAATGGAAGAAGCAGAGCTGACACCAGAGGGACAGGTGGCAGTGCTGCATGGCTTGCCTCCAGACGCGGCCCAGATCAGCCTCGACATGGATGCAGGAGGTTCGTTCAACCTCAGTGCGAAGGCATCTCAAGGACCCATAAGGTCCATCCCGGGCAACAAAAAGTCAAGTGGTAGTGCAAGCCCATCCGTCTCAAGCGGGCAGAGGCAGGAGAAGCTGACAAAACCGTCTCCGCCTGGGGTCCAGGCTAGTTCGACGTCGCAAAAGCTGTCGGACCACGAGAGAAAGTCGCCAGTGCCCTCATCTGGAAAGAGCCAGAAGCACAAGTCGGGAACAGTGCCACAGAAAAGTAGTTCAagtggaaccaactgtacgggAAACCTAGGTTACGTCTCTCCTGTTCACGGTGGTGCTTCTACAGGGCCTTCCCCGTCGAAGCTTTCCGTCACCAAGTCAGGTTCTTCGTCAGCATCTGCTACTCTTAAATTAAAAAATATAAATCTACCTTCCTCGACCACCATAACCCCCGTCGCAGCAAAATCGTCACCCGCCCTTCCGTCTCCAACTTCATCGGCGCCCCCCAGCATCACCATAATGCCAGCGACGTCAGTTACTTCAGTTCCTTCTGGCAACAACATGAGCAGGCCTCCAAAATCAAGGAAAGGATCTCTCAGTGCTGTGATTGCAAAGCTCACCAACACAGCAGCAGCTCCGGTTGCAATAGAAGCACTGCCAAAAGTGGATCCCGCCTTCAGGGTAACCGAAAAGAAGGATGGGGCAGTTACAGTACCAAAAGATCTCAAGGAGAAGGAGGCAGCTCAGAAGAACCCAGAAGGAAAGATGAAGTACACCATCTCTGATCAGTTCACAGTGAAGCAGGGATCCGGTATCAAACTGACCGTtacgaagacatctggagtctaCAAGTCCTCGAGTAAAACAAAGACGCAAGTTTCGTCTTCCAAGGCAGGACTGTCTTCACCAAAAGTCAAAAGTTCAAGCAGTCCCAGCGGAGCCACAAGACTTATGGGAAATCCGGGCACTCTACCGAGCAAGAAGTCACCGTCCTTATCGTCGTCGTCAGTCATGCCAGCGACCACTAAGACGAGCGGGCAAGGAAAATCGAGCCACTCGCCGCAGAGGACTTTTTCACCGAGTACAGTACAACAGGTCCAGTCATCGTCTGCGTCTCTGTCCACCAGGGtaacgagcagcagcagcagtagcAGTGGAGGAGGCAGCCCGTCACTAACAGCAATGTCAGCCTCAAAG GTGCAGACGACTGTACCTAAACAGAGCAGTTCATCAGGCCCCAGCAAAACGAGCCCTTCAGTTCGAAGTGCCGAGAAGAAACCCGAGCCTGCCCGAGCGCTAACACCTACAGAGAAGGTCTCTTCCACGCTGGAAGCCAGCCTCATGCCCCCACCACCACAAGTTGGCACCACGCCAAAGGAAGAGCTCGAAGAATGCTTTCGTTCCTCCGTAACGAAACCCGATGCGCCGCCTCTTGACCAGTGGCCGCTAACAAAGCCGGCAGAGCTGCTCGTGCCCGGAGATCTTCCAGAGTACGACGAGAAAATCCCTCGAGTGAGCAGCAGCACCGATGCGAGGCCCAGCAGCGCCACCAAGAACGGCCCCGAAAACGCAGTTTCCTCGGACTTGGCACGGTTCGACCTCATCTCTACGACGCTGGAGGAATCTGTCGCGGCCTTTAAGGCGCAGCGGCCTCCCAAGCCAAAGGACAGCGAGGAGAGCAGTCCGGAAGATGAACTCGTGATAGACTTTCCCGAGTTGGTGGACAGGAAAGGGGCCTCGTCGCGGGGGCAGAGTCCCAAGGTAGACGGAGGAGCCCAGGAGCCGCCGTTGCCGACAAAAGCCGTTGTGTCCCCCGGAGCCATTCTGGGTGCTAAGTCACCCTATTTTGCGCTGGCATCACCCCTGAAGTCCCCCCAG